The DNA region CGCTAACCCGGAAGGCTACAAATTGTTTATAGCGACGGTGATCGGATCGTAGCCACGCTAATACCGTTCGGGAATCTGACCAGTAAACGCATTTATCAATGTGGATTGAGTGCGATTCGATAACATGTTTGGCGAGGCGAGCACCTAAAAGTGCTGCTTTCAGTTCTAAACGAGGTATAGATATTAGCTTCAATGGCGCCACCCTTGTTTTGCTTGCGATCATTGTACAGCTAACCATATCGCCATACGAGTATCGAAGGTAACAAACTGCTGCATAGCTAGTTTCACTTGCATCAACGAACGTGTGTAATTCGATTTGTGGAACTCCGCCAAACACAGTTCGCATATAGCATCTTGGAATTCTTAGACTCTCTACTTTCGGAATTAGTTTCAGCCATCTTAACCACTTGGCAAATTGATCATCAGGGATTGGAACATCCCAGTCGCATCCAGCTCTCCATATCTCTTGTAGGATAACCTTTGCATATATCACGTAGAAACTGATGAGTCCGAGAGGATCGTAAATAGTCATGACCAAACTCAAAACCTCGCGCTTAGTAGGCCGCCTTTGATGAAGAAATATGTCAGAATCTCTATACTTAGCGGACACGCGAAATGCGAAATGGTCGCTAGACGTAATCCACCACATGCCTAAAACCTTTTCAGTAGGCAGTTCACGATCAAGATCGAGAGATAGCTCATCGAGCGGATTCTCATTTAGGGCAGATAATACCCGACTCgaattggacaaaaaatttcttaaatgaaaGCCTCCAAGTGCATGGACATGACGAACGTCTTGAGCTAATTTAATAGCTTCTTCTTCGGTGTCCACACTTACCAACATATCGTCTACGTAGTGATTTTCGGTGATGCACTTTGAAGCAAGAggaaatttttcttgaaaatctTCTGCATTcctattttttacatattgcgCGCAGCTTGGTGAACATGTGGCCCCAAACGTCATCACTGTCATTGCAAATGTAGTCGGCTCATTAGCGTTTGGTTCATACCAAAGAAAACGTAGGAAGTTTTGGTCTTCTTGTCGTACACGAACTTGGTGAAACATTTCAGCTATATCGGCTGTCACTGCAAATCTCTTTTGTCGAAACTTAAAGAGCACCGAGTGTAGAGGAGTTGTTAGGTCTGGGCCTTTCAGCAGCATGCTGTTTAGGGACACTCCATTTACCTTAGCAGCTGCGTCCCAGACTAGTCTAACCTTTCCTGGTTTATTGGGATTGGTAACTGCAAAAATCGGCAAATACCAATATTTTTTGACGGCGGAGTCGAGGGGTCCTAAACGTCTGATATACCCCTTTTGAATATAATCGCGTATCTTTGTGTGAAGAGTTTCAGCGAGATCGTGGTCTCGTTGCATCCTTTTCCGTAGACAGTTCGCCCGAAATAGGGCCATTGATAAGCTATCGGGAATTTCAATGTCTGGGTGCTTCCACAATAAGCTGGTCTCGAAACGACTTCCAGTGCGAACGGTGAATTTTTGTAGTTGCTCCAAAGCAACCTCATCCTCCTTAGACATCAAGGCAACAGGTTTGGTTGACACACCTAAGTTGTCGAGGCAAATGTACGCTTTGGTGATTTCAAGCAGTTCAGCTTGAGCAGAGCAATCACAGATGTGATAAACGTGGTGTATGGGATCGGCGCCGGCTTTTTGCATCGACCCTTTCAAGGTCCATCCTAACTTAGATTTTTCTGCAATTGGCCCATTCTCTCCCCCATATATGGATTTTATTGGAGATCCAAGAGCCGCGTTATTTAAGCCTATCAGCAGTTGTGGAGTGGCGTTTGAATAAGAGTGCAATGACAATCCTTTCAAATGTTTGAATTGTAATCGTAGTTTGTTAGCGTCGAGCGATTGAGTAGGCAACTGGAGTTTCTTCACAGAGCGAACACCTTTAAGAGAAAATTGCCTATGCCCATTTAGAGCCGATATAGTCAGGTCGGCTACAACAGACTCGTTCTCGTACCGATGTGTGTCGCCAGTCCAACGTATGCAGAGTGGTTGCGGTGTTCCTCTTACATTCAGCTGTTTTAAAAGCTCTTCGTCGATGAGTGTAAGAGATGAGCCATCATCTATGAAGGCGTACGTTGATACACTTTCCTGACCAGAGTGTATGACTACTGGTAGTATTCGAAACAGTGTGCTTTCCCCTGTTGCTATATGCGCGTTAATGTTGGCAGAATGCTCTCTGGCTAGCATTTTGACATTACTTGACGCTTTCGTAGCCACAGTTTGAACGAGTTCCGAGTTGTGTAAAAGTGGATGATGACTGCGTGTGCATCCTTTAACGCCGCAAGGTTTGACCCAATTACATCTATTCATCGAATGCGTTTTCAAACATCGACGACATAATTTTAGTTTACGAACAACTTGCCACCTTTGATTTCGTGGCATTACCTTGAAAGAGGCACAATTAAAAACTTCACTACAACTTCCATTGCAAACGATACATCTTACCGAACTGAAATGATGATTAAGTGCCCCTCGTTTGCGCTCACGTATTGAATCCTTTGGAACGATAACGCAGTTGGCACCTTGAGCCAACTGAAAGAGCCAATCACTGAAGTTTTGTAGATTGCATGCTGTTAAGCTCCGCTTATGCATTCCCCAATATGCTGGTAAAAGCCCAGGTAATTTCGAAACCAACCGCTGTTCAAATTCGGGATTGTTCAAATGACCAGTCAGACCAGATACTGACATCGTTGTACAGATATTTTGCACTTCTACGGCGAAATCGACTATAGATTCCAAATGGCTCTCCGATGGTGGCGGTAGTTCACAAATTTGGCGTTGTAGAACACTGATGATCAATTCGGGTCTACCAAATCTCATTTGAAGAGTGGCCATAACTTGATTGACGCATGAAGAGTGCAATAGCAGATTTTTAACAGCCTTTAGCGCTGGACCTTCCAACGCCTGTCGCAGTCTTAGCAGATTCTCTTCGTCAGAGAATCCGCAAACCTCTGTAGTTTGATTGTAAGCGGCATAAAACATCGGCCACTCGCTGGGTTTACCATCATATTTGGGTAATTCTTTAGTAAGGCTGTTACGAGAAGCAACTTGCTCCCGAGTCAATCGGCGAGAAGTTGAAGAACCAAACGATAAGCTGTTAACGCGCCCAGCTGTCGGAAATGTTGTATGACCTGGTTGTGGCAAAACAGTCTCTGGATTGAGTGTTGAATTCCGTCGCAACTGCTGTTCAAGTGACTGTATTCGGTTCAATAACGATTGAAGAACCGGTATTTGAATATCAGTTTCACCTTGTTGACCCGTTAATATTCCAGTTGGAATACTGTTAGGTAGTGAGGACCCGCTATTCGTGATATTACCGCTTAGAACAGGAGCAGTTATATTAAATGGTGCCACAAATTGTGGCGGCAGCTGCAGCATTTGGGGTGGAAGAAGCGCCTCATCCCTCAACCTGGTTGAGATCCTAGGAATTGAATATTGCCTTTCGTCCAAGTCGTCATCAAAACCCATTGCGTCTAAGCGATCCAAAAAACTATGCTGTTCTCTTAATAAAGCCTCTCTCTGTCGTAGGATTTCACTTTGCTCTTGTAGCAACTCGGCGCGACGGCGGAGACCGAGTGAACCAAAAGAATTTGAGGAGTGAACAGGACTTATGATTTCATTTTCTTGTAGATGTGCTTGTTGGGGTGATACTGTATACACCCGACTTCCATTTGGAGGAGCTGCATTTGATACGCCTGCGTTCGAACTCTCGGCGTGTGTCACAGGAATGCGCTGATTAGCAGCCCGATCACTATTATCCTCCAGGTTGCTCACAATTGGAAAACTTGTTGAGGTGGTGAGATTAGCGGCTGCAGCACAATTAGGACCTAGAACGAAATTGGCAGGTGCAGCAGGCGATTCTATGTTATTCGCGCGCGACATTATAATTTACGTTAAATGTAGTGCGCGAAGAGggtgcaataaattttttaagatgttaataaaaatgcgagaaattttttgcaattaactgATATAACATTTAATACCGAATTTAAAGGTTATTcaatgttaacaaaaaaatcaatggttaactaaaaaatttagtCTCAACTGCACCCTCTGAACGTTATCGACGGTATGATCGTTCTTCCCATTGCCTACTTTGCTAAATATACTAATTGCTTCCGGTTTCCCAATTGGACCAATCAGAATGCGCCACGTTAGCTTATGCGTAAGCAAATAGGACTTAAAATAATTGCTCCCGCTTTGCTTATTAGACCAATCACAGCACGCCACGTCGGTTCATACGTAAGCAAGTAGGACTTACGAGGATTACGTGAGTCATGCTGCCAGATCGTTCGTAAcaataaggttgtggaattcttgcaaattcactgccgttatggctttatgtccactccagtgagatgaagaaggttaattaacttaaatatgtgaatttaatgatttgaagcatctcattatcgattgataaatgtgtttatacaagaaaatcgtctttatacttaaataatagGTTGTGgagttcttgcaaattaactgccgttatggatttatgtccacttcagtgcgatgaagaaggtaaattaacttaaatatgtgaatataacgatttgaagcaactcattatcgattgataaatgtgtttatataagaaaatcgacttgatacttaaatattaggttgtggaattcttgcaaattaactgccgttatggatttatgtccacttcagtgagatgaggaaagtttattaacttaaatatgtgaatataacgatttgaagcaactcattatcgattgataaatgtgtttatataagaaaatcgacttgatacttaaatattaggttgtggaattcttgcaaattaactgccgttatggatttatgtccacttcagtgcgatgaagaaagtttattaacttaaatatgtgaatataatgatttgaggcaactcattatcgattgataaatgtgtttatacaagaaaatcgattttatacttaaacataaggttgtggaattcttgcaaattcactgccgttatggatttatgtccacttcagtgcgatgaagaaggttaattaacttaaatatgtgaatataatgatttgaggcaactcattatcgattgataaatgtgtttatacaagaaaatcgactttatacttaaatatgagtttgtggaattcttgcaaattaactgccgttatggatttatgtccacttcagtgcgatgaagaaggttaattaacttaaatatgtgaatataatgatttgaagcaactcattatcgattggtaaatgtgtttatacaagtaaatcttctttatacttaaatattaggttgtggaattcttgcaaattaactgccgttatggatttatgtccacttctgTGCGgtgaagaaggtttattaacttaaatatgtgaatataatgatttgaagcaactcattatcgattgataaatgtgtttatacaagaaaatcgactttatacttaaatattaggttgtggaattcttgcaaattaactgccgttatggatttatgtccacttcagtgcgatgaagaagtttaattaacttaaatatgtgaatataatgatttgaagcaactcattatcgattgataaatgtgtttatacaagaaaatcgtcgttgtacttaaacataaggttgtggaattcttgcaaattcactgccgttatggatttatgtccacttcagtgcgatgaagaaggttaattaacttaaatatgtgaatataatgatttgaagcaactcattatcgattggtaaatgtgtttatacaagtaaatcgtctttatacttaaatattaggttgtggaattcttgcaaattaactgccgttatggatttatgtccacttcagtgcgatgaagaaggttaattaacttaaatatgtgaatataatgatttgaagcaactcattatcgattgataaatgtgtttatacaagaaaatcgtctttatacttaaatattaggttgtggaattcttgcaaattaactgccgttatggatttatgtccacttcagtgcgatgaagaaggttaattaacttaaatatgtgaatttaatgatttgaagcaacttactatcgattgataaatgtgtttatacaagaaaatcgtcgttgtacttaaacataaggttgtggaattcttgcaaattcactgccgttatggatttatgtccacttcagtgcgatgaagaaggttaattaacttaaatatgtgaatttaatgatttgaagcatctcattatcgattgataaatgtgtttatacaagaaaatcgtctttatacttaaatattaggttgtggaattcttgcaaattaactgccgttatggatttatgtccactcgagtaagatgaagaaggttaattaacttaaatatgtgaatataatgatttgaagcaactcattatcgattgataaatgtgtatatacaagaaaatcgtcgttgtacttaaacataaggttgtggaattcttgcaaattcactgccgttatggctttatgtccacaccagtgagatgaagaaggttaattaacttaaatatgtgaatttaatgatttgaagcatctcattatcgattgataaatgtgtttatacaagaaaatcgactttatacttaaatattaggttgtggaattcttgcaaattaactgccgttatggatttatgtccacttcagtgcgatgaagaaggttaattaacttaaatatgtgaatataatgatttgaagcaactcattatcgattgataaatgtgtttatacaagaaaatcgtcgttgtacttaaacataaggttgtggaattcttgcaaattcactgccgttatggctttatgtccacaccagtgagatgaagaaggttaattaacttaaatatgtgaatttaatgatttgaagcatctcattatcgattgataaatgtgtttatacaagaaaatcgtctttatacttaaatattaggttgtggaattcttgcaaattaactgccgttatggatttatgtccacttcagtgcgatgaagaaggtttattaacttaaatatgtgaatataatgatttgaagcaactcattatcgattgataaatgtgtttatacaagaaaatcgactttatacttaaacataaggttgtggaattcttgcaaattaactgccgttatggatttatgtccacttcagtgcgatgaagaaggttaattaacttaaatatgtgaatataatgatttgaagcaactcattatcgattgataaatgtgtttatacaagaaaatcgactttatacttaaatatgaggttgtggaattcttgcaaattaactgccgttatggatttatgtccacttcagtgcgatgaagaaggtttattaacttaaatatgtgaatataatgatttgaagcaactcattatcgattgataaatgtgtttatacaagaaaatcgactttatacttaaacataaggttgtggaattattgcaaattcactgccgttatggctttatgtccactccagtgagatgaagaaggttaattaacttaaatatgtgaatataatgatttgaagcaactcattatcgattgataaatgtgtttatacaagaaaatcgactttatacttaaatattaggttgtggaattcttgcaaattaactgccgttatggatttatgtccacttcagtgcgatgaagaaggttaattaacttaaatatgtgaatttaatgatttgaagcaactcattatcgattgataaatgtgtttatacaagaaaatcgactttatacttaaacataaggttgtggaattcttgcaaattaactgccgttatggatttatgtccacttcagtgcgatgaagaaggtttattaacttaaatatgtgaatataatgatttgaggcaactcattatcgattgataaatgtgtttatacaagaaaatggactttatacttaaatatgagtttgtggaattcttgcaaattaactgccgttatggatttatgtccactccagtgcgataaagaaggtttattaacttaaatatgtgaatttaatgatttgaagcaactcattatcgattgataaatgtgtttatacaagaaaatcgattttatacttaaacataaggttgtggaattcttgcaaattaactgccgttatggatttatgtccacttcagtgcgatgaagaaggtttattaacttaaatatgtgaatataatgatttgaagcaactcattatcgattgataaatgtgtttatacaagaaaatcgactttatactaaacataagtttgtggaattcttgcaaattaactgccgttatggatttatgtccacttcagtgcgatgaagaaggtttattaacttaaatatgtgaatataatgatttgaagcaactcattatcgattgataaatgtgtttatacaagaaaatcgactttataaagggtgattttttaagagcttgataacttttttttaaaaaaaaacgcataaaatttgcaaaatctcatcggttctttatttgaaacgttagattggttcatgacatttactttttgaagataatttcatttaaatgttgaccgcggctgcgtcttaggtggtccattcggaaagtccaattttgggcaactttttcgagcatttcggccggaatagcccgaatttcttcggaaatgttgtcttccaaagctggaatagttgctggcttatttctgtagactttagacttgacgtagccccacaaaaaatagtctaaaggcgttaaatcgcatgatcttggtggccaacttacgggtccatttcttgagatgaattgttgtccgaagttttccctcaaaatggccatagaatcgcgagctgtgtggcatgtagcgccatcttgttgaaaccacatgtcaaccaagttcagttcttccattttt from Bactrocera dorsalis isolate Fly_Bdor unplaced genomic scaffold, ASM2337382v1 BdCtg198, whole genome shotgun sequence includes:
- the LOC125780200 gene encoding uncharacterized protein LOC125780200 yields the protein MSRANNIESPAAPANFVLGPNCAAAANLTTSTSFPIVSNLEDNSDRAANQRIPVTHAESSNAGVSNAAPPNGSRVYTVSPQQAHLQENEIISPVHSSNSFGSLGLRRRAELLQEQSEILRQREALLREQHSFLDRLDAMGFDDDLDERQYSIPRISTRLRDEALLPPQMLQLPPQFVAPFNITAPVLSGNITNSGSSLPNSIPTGILTGQQGETDIQIPVLQSLLNRIQSLEQQLRRNSTLNPETVLPQPGHTTFPTAGRVNSLSFGSSTSRRLTREQVASRNSLTKELPKYDGKPSEWPMFYAAYNQTTEVCGFSDEENLLRLRQALEGPALKAVKNLLLHSSCVNQVMATLQMRFGRPELIISVLQRQICELPPPSESHLESIVDFAVEVQNICTTMSVSGLTGHLNNPEFEQRLVSKLPGLLPAYWGMHKRSLTACNLQNFSDWLFQLAQGANCVIVPKDSIRERKRGALNHHFSSVRCIVCNGSCSEVFNCASFKVMPRNQRWQVVRKLKLCRRCLKTHSMNRCNWVKPCGVKGCTRSHHPLLHNSELVQTVATKASSNVKMLAREHSANINAHIATGESTLFRILPVVIHSGQESVSTYAFIDDGSSLTLIDEELLKQLNVRGTPQPLCIRWTGDTHRYENESVVADLTISALNGHRQFSLKGVRSVKKLQLPTQSLDANKLRLQFKHLKGLSLHSYSNATPQLLIGLNNAALGSPIKSIYGGENGPIAEKSKLGWTLKGSMQKAGADPIHHVYHICDCSAQAELLEITKAYICLDNLGVSTKPVALMSKEDEVALEQLQKFTVRTGSRFETSLLWKHPDIEIPDSLSMALFRANCLRKRMQRDHDLAETLHTKIRDYIQKGYIRRLGPLDSAVKKYWYLPIFAVTNPNKPGKVRLVWDAAAKVNGVSLNSMLLKGPDLTTPLHSVLFKFRQKRFAVTADIAEMFHQVRVRQEDQNFLRFLWYEPNANEPTTFAMTVMTFGATCSPSCAQYVKNRNAEDFQEKFPLASKCITENHYVDDMLVSVDTEEEAIKLAQDVRHVHALGGFHLRNFLSNSSRVLSALNENPLDELSLDLDRELPTEKVLGMWWITSSDHFAFRVSAKYRDSDIFLHQRRPTKREVLSLVMTIYDPLGLISFYVIYAKVILQEIWRAGCDWDVPIPDDQFAKWLRWLKLIPKVESLRIPRCYMRTVFGGVPQIELHTFVDASETSYAAVCYLRYSYGDMVSCTMIASKTRVAPLKLISIPRLELKAALLGARLAKHVIESHSIHIDKCVYWSDSRTVLAWLRSDHRRYKQFVAFRVSEILELTDVNQWHWVPTEENVSDEATKWNGDPDFSNDSRWFRGPLFLYLSPDKWVMSDELQCIATEELRPQFTGFHHPTSKQHQVVPEPLRFSTWNRLLRATAKTMYCVRVWLSIIRDNQPVGNGPTTEDFRKAECYLWRKAQDDNFGDSIASLEAGKPVDKSSNILKLSPYLDDHGVLRINGRVKITGRPDQVLLPSNHHVTYLIINHFHVKYHHGNLETVVNEIRQFYWIIKLRTVANKIRRLCQYCKNRTSQPRPPMMAFLPAFRTSAFIRPFSYVGVDYFGPLLVTVKRSTEKRYGVLFTCLTTRAVHLEIAYSLSTDSCILAVRNFMARRGSPVEIWSDNGTNFKGAEKELKLAFDLVDKNLITRTFTSAATNWRFIPPASPHMGGAWERLVRSVKQVLKQILTTSRPSDELLRAVLMEAEMTVNSRPLTYIPIDHEEEEALTPNHFLLGSSSGVKPIAEPVTENILLRRNWQTSQQLASAFWRRWIVEYLPTITKRSKWFTDVKPIEVGDIAYIVDPSNPRNCWPKGKVIQVRKSEDGKVRSATLKTACGIFERPAAKIAVLDVINSVHPDQQDIPGGSVTNDLAA